In a genomic window of bacterium:
- the queA gene encoding tRNA preQ1(34) S-adenosylmethionine ribosyltransferase-isomerase QueA, which translates to FVRDLPDLLRPGDLLVINDTRVLPARIFGRKETGGLVELFLLERRGAAEGRETWRALIGASRAPKRDAVVLLPDGHEARIVEGPGDGGEALVELSGPAPVEELLRRRGRLPLPPYIRRAPDDPRTARDRERYQTVFASRDGALAAPTAGLHFTPDLLRRLAERGVGRATVTLHVGEGTFRPVTAARVEDIQLHEEWCELSEETAEAIARTRAAGGRVVAVGTTVARTLESRPSRADGAPLPGAGRTDIFIAPGHPFRHLDALMTNFHLPRSTLLMLVSAFAGRERVLGAYREAVSRGYRFYSYGDAMLIL; encoded by the coding sequence GTTCGTGCGCGACCTCCCCGACCTGTTGCGGCCCGGCGACCTGCTCGTGATCAACGACACGCGCGTCCTGCCGGCGCGGATCTTCGGCCGGAAGGAGACCGGCGGGCTGGTCGAACTCTTCCTGCTGGAGCGGCGCGGCGCGGCGGAGGGACGCGAGACGTGGCGCGCGCTGATCGGCGCGTCGCGCGCGCCGAAGCGGGACGCGGTCGTCCTGCTCCCCGACGGCCACGAGGCGCGGATCGTCGAAGGGCCGGGGGACGGCGGCGAGGCGCTCGTCGAACTGAGCGGCCCCGCGCCGGTCGAGGAACTGCTGCGGCGCCGCGGCCGCCTGCCGCTGCCGCCGTACATCAGGCGCGCGCCGGACGATCCGCGGACCGCGCGCGACCGCGAGCGGTACCAGACCGTCTTCGCGTCGCGCGACGGCGCGCTCGCCGCGCCGACGGCCGGGCTGCACTTCACCCCCGACCTGCTGCGGCGCCTCGCCGAGCGCGGCGTCGGGCGCGCGACGGTCACGCTGCACGTCGGCGAGGGGACGTTCCGCCCGGTGACCGCGGCCCGCGTCGAGGACATTCAACTCCACGAGGAGTGGTGCGAACTCTCCGAGGAGACGGCCGAGGCGATCGCGCGGACGAGGGCGGCCGGCGGGCGGGTCGTCGCCGTCGGCACGACCGTCGCGCGGACTCTCGAGTCGCGCCCCTCGCGCGCGGACGGCGCGCCGCTTCCCGGCGCGGGACGAACCGACATCTTCATCGCCCCGGGACATCCGTTCCGGCACCTCGACGCGCTGATGACCAACTTCCATCTGCCCCGCTCGACCCTGCTGATGCTCGTTTCCGCCTTCGCCGGGCGGGAGCGGGTCCTGGGCGCGTACCGCGAGGCGGTGTCGCGCGGCTACCGCTTCTACTCCTACGGCGACGCGATGTTGATCCTGTGA